The following coding sequences lie in one Syngnathoides biaculeatus isolate LvHL_M chromosome 16, ASM1980259v1, whole genome shotgun sequence genomic window:
- the mcm5 gene encoding DNA replication licensing factor MCM5, with the protein MSGFDDPGIYYSDSFGGGEGQGPDVGGQKRIQIKKRFREFLRQFRVGTDRTGFTYKYRDELKRHYTLGEYCIEVEMEDLASFDEDLSDCLYKLPSDNLPLLEEAAKEVADEVTRPRPAEEETVQDIQVMLRSDAHHASIRSLKSDQVSRLVKVHGIIISATPVKAKATKVCLKCRSCHHMLNNISLPPGLQGYALPRKCINDSAVRVKCPVDPYFIVPDRCVCVDFQTLRLQESPDAVPHGEMPRHLQLYCDRYLCDRVVPGNRVTIMGIYSIKKTAVVKSKGREKSAGVGIRASYLRVVGIQVDTEGAGRGATGSVSPQEEEELRSLAASPNIYTSLACSVAPSIYGSDDLKKAITCLLFGGSRKRLPDGLTRRGDINLLMLGDPGTAKSQLLKFVERCSPIGVYTSGKGSSAAGLTASVLRDPATRGFIMEGGAMVLADGGVVCIDEFDKMREDDRVAIHEAMEQQTISIAKAGITTTLNSRCSVLAAANSVFGRWDDTKGEDNIDFMPTILSRFDMIFIIKDTHDHQRDMTLARHVMNVHLSAQTQTEGVEGDIPLATFKKYIAFARAKCGPRLSAAAAEKLKNRYVLMRSGAREHERETDKRASIPITVRQLEAVVRIAESLAKMKLQAVAGEEEVDEALRLFKVSTLDAALSGSLSGVEGFTTQEDQEMISRIEKQLKRRFAIGCQVSEHSIVQDFTKQKYPDHAIYKVLHLMLRRGELQHRMQRKVLYRVK; encoded by the exons ATGTCTGGCTTCGACGATCCTGGAATTTACTACAGTGATAGCTTCGGAGGGGGAGAGGGACAAGGCCCAGATGTTGGGGGACAAAAGCGGATTCAGATCAAGAAACGCTTCCGTGAATTTCTCCGACAGTTTCGAGTGGGAACCGACCGGACTGGCTTCACGTATAAATACAG AGATGAGTTGAAGAGGCACTACACCCTTGGAGAATATTGCATTGAGGTAGAGATGGAAGACCTTGCCAGCTTTGATGAAGATCTCTCGGATTGTCTGTACAAGTTGCCCTCTGACAACTTGCCCCTG CTGGAGGAGGCTGCTAAGGAGGTAGCTGATGAGGTAACACGTCCACGTCCAGCTGAAGAAGAGACTGTGCAGGACATTCAAGTTATGCTGAGGAGCGATGCACATCATGCTTCAATCCGTAGCCTTAAG TCAGATCAGGTGTCTCGTCTGGTGAAAGTACACGGCATCATCATCTCAGCCACCCCGGTTAAGGCCAAGGCTACCAAGGTGTGCCTGAAGTGTCGCAGCTGTCATCACATGCTCAACAACATCTCGCTCCCGCCGGGCCTGCAGGGCTACGCTCTTCCTCGCAAGTGCATCAA TGATAGTGCTGTAAGAGTTAAGTGCCCTGTGGACCCTTACTTCATCGTCCCGGACCGCTGCGTTTGTGTCGACTTTCAGACGCTCCGACTGCAGGAATCGCCAGATGCCGTGCCCCATGGAGAAATGCCTCGACACCTTCAGCTCTACTGTGACAG GTACCTGTGTGACCGTGTGGTCCCAGGCAACCGAGTGACCATCATGGGTATCTACTCCATCAAGAAGACGGCTGTTGTGAAGTCCAAAGGCAGAGAGAAAAGTGCTGGTGTGGGGATTCGGGCATCCTACCTGAGAGTCGTTGGGATTCAAGTTGACACTGAAGGagcag GTCGGGGTGCTACTGGGTCAGTGTCTCcacaggaagaggaggagctgAGATCTCTGGCCGCTTCCCCTAACATTTACACCTCCCTGGCTTGCTCCGTTGCTCCCTCAATCTACGGCAGCGATGACCTCAAAAAGGCCATCACCTGTCTGTTGTTTGGAGGTTCAAGGAAGAG gCTGCCTGATGGACTCACTCGCAGGGGTGACATAAACCTGCTCATGCTTGGAGATCCCGGTACAGCAAAGTCTCAGTTGCTCAAGTTTGTAGAAAGATGCTCGCCTATTGGG GTTTATACCTCAGGAAAGGGTAGCAGTGCTGCTGGTCTCACTGCGTCTGTTTTGAGGGACCCGGCGACTCGTGGGTTCATCATGGAGGGTGGAGCGATGGTTTTGGCTGATGGGGGTGTTGTCTGCATTGATGAGTTTGACAAG ATGCGAGAAGATGACAGAGTTGCCATCCACGAGGCCATGGAGCAACAGACAATCTCCATCGCTAAG GCTGGCATCACCACCACTCTAAACTCTCGATGCTCCGTGCTGGCTGCTGCCAATTCTGTTTTTGGCCGCTGGGATGACACCAAGGGGGAGGACAACATCGACTTTATGCCCACCATCTTGTCCCGATTCGACATGATCTTTATCATTAAAGACACTCATGATCATCAGAGGGACATG ACATTGGCCCGTCACGTTATGAACGTTCATCTGAGTGCCCAGACACAAACAGAGGGTGTTGAGGGTGACATTCCGCTGGCCACCTTTAAGAAGTACATTGCCTTTGCCAGAGC TAAATGTGGCCCTCGTctctctgctgctgctgctgagaaGCTGAAAAACAGATACGTGCTGATGAGGAGCGGCGCAAGAGAGCACGAGAGAGAAACGGACAAAAGAGCCTCCATCCCAATCACTGTCAG GCAACTGGAGGCCGTGGTGCGTATTGCCGAGTCCTTGGCCAAGATGAAGTTGCAGGCTGTGGCTGGAGAGGAAGAAGTGGATGAAGCGCTGAGACTCTTCAAAGTTTCCACACTAGATGCTGCCCTTTCCGGCAGCCTTTCAG GAGTGGAAGGTTTCACCACTcaagaggaccaggaaatgATTTCCCGCATCGAGAAGCAGCTAAAGAGACGCTTTGCGATCGGGTGCCAGGTCTCCGAGCACAGTATCGTCCAAGACTTCACCAAACAG AAATATCCTGACCACGCCATCTACAAAGTCCTACACCTGATGTTAAGGAGGGGTGAGCTTCAGCACCGCATGCAGAGGAAAGTACTCTACAGAGTGAAATAG
- the hmox1a gene encoding heme oxygenase 1a, translating to METKKSARKYDTGEVGKDLSEQIKAATKDNHERAENTELMLSYQRGEITLPQYKLLLCSLHEIYKVLEEELDKNCSHPAVAPIYFPQELARLECLESDLEHFFGPDWKGKTIIPAATHRYTQRLREIGKKNPTLLVAHAYTRYLGDLSGGQVLGKITQKSLKLTGKEGLSFFFFPGVSSPNRFKQLYRSRMNAIELTEEETAAVLKEAVAAFEFNTQVFDDLQKILCVTREQPKNNSASLPLPPLAHFTVGLCVTLATIGMGMYIL from the exons ATGGAGACCAAGAAGAGCGCAAGAAAATATGACACAGGGGAAGTGGGCAA AGATTTATCAGAGCAGATTAAAGCGGCCACAAAAGACAACCACGAGAGAGCTGAAAACACAGAGTTGATGCTGAGTTATCAAAGGGGAGAGATCACCCTGCCGCAGTACAAG CTCCTGCTGTGTTCCCTCCACGAGATCTACAAGGTGCTTGAAGAGGAACTAGATAAGAATTGTTCCCATCCAGCGGTTGCACCGATATACTTCCCGCAGGAACTTGCTCGCCTGGAATGCCTCGAGAGTGACCTGGAGCATTTTTTTGGCCCCGATTGGAAGGGGAAGACAATTATTCCTGCGGCAACACACAGATACACTCAGAGGCTGCGAGAG ATCGGTAAAAAGAATCCGACGCTCCTGGTGGCACACGCCTACACGCGATATCTCGGGGATCTGTCAGGAGGACAAGTGCTCGGGAAAATTACCCAGAAGTCCCTGAAACTGACAGGCAAAGAGGGCCTTtcgtttttcttcttccccgGCGTGAGTAGTCCTAACCGCTTCAAGCAACTGTACAGGAGCCGCATGAACGCCATCGAGCTGACTGAGGAGGAGACGGCGGCTGTGCTGAAGGAGGCGGTCGCAGCCTTCGAGTTCAACACCCAG GTTTTTGATGACTTGCAGAAAATTTTGTGTGTCACAAGGGAACAACCTAAGAACAACTCAGCCAGTCTTCCACTTCCTCCACTCGCACATTTCACCGTGGGGCTATGTGTCACACTGGCTACGATTGGAATGGGAATGTATATCTTGTAG